In Spirochaeta thermophila DSM 6578, the DNA window TGTGCTAAATCGAAAAGTCCTGTCCTTCCACGATGGCTTCGTACATGCCCTTCTTGGCCTTGTCGATGAGGTCCTTGAGGGTGATGGAGGCGAAGTACTGACGGAGGTGGGAGGCGGTCTCTTTCCAGACTTCGTAGAGCAGGCAGCGTTCGGCTTTCTCACAGAGCTCGGGCCCGGACTTGCCTTCTTCCTCGGTGCAGGGGGTGATGCCGAGGCCTTCGTCCACTGCGTCGAAGATGTCCTTGATGGTGATGCTCTCGAGAGGTCGCGAGAGCACGAATCCTCCTCCCGGCCCCCTCACCGAATCGATGATGCCCACCTTGCGCAGTTTGAAGAAGATCTGTTCGAGGAACTCCGGGGAGATGCTCTCCTCTTCCGCGATCTTCTTGATGGGTATGGGCTTGGATTCCGTGCTCAGGGCGAGGTTCACCATCGCCCTGATGGCGTATCGACCTTTTGTGGTGATTCTCATCGGTACAACCCCGTGCTCAGGTATGGTATCCCGCTGTCCGGGAATATGATGACCACCTGCGCGCCTTTGATGCCCGCAGATGAGAGATATGCGAGTGCGCCCATGAGCGCGGCCCCGGAGGAGATGCCCACCAGGAGGCCTTCCACGCGGGCGATGCGTTTCGCCCCTTCCTTCGCCTCCTCGCTCGAGACGGTGACCACCTGGTCCACCACCTTGAGATCGAGGGTCTTGGGGACGAAGCCGGCTCCGATCCCGGAGATGCCGTGCCTGCCCGGTTCTCCGCCGTGTATCACGGCGGACTCGGCGGGCTCCACGCCGATCACGAGGCACTCGGGTTTCTTTTTCTTGAGGAAGCGCCCCGCTCCGCTGATGGTGCCGCCTGTACCGATGCCGGCCACCAGGATGTCCACCTGTCCTTCGGTGTCGTACCAGATCTCGGGCCCGGTGGTCTGGTAGTGGGCTTCCGGATTGCCGGGGTTGATGAACTGGCTGAGCATGTAGCTGTCAGGGATCTCCTCTACGAGCTCCTCGGCCCGCTCGATGGCCCCCCGCATCCCTTGCTCGGCGGGGGTGAGTTCGAGACGGGCACCCAGGGCTGCGAGCATGTGGCGCCGTTCCACCGGGGCGGTGTCGGGCATCACGAGGATGACCCGGTAGCCTCGGGCCGCTCCGAAGGCTGCGAGGCTCACCCCGGTGTTTCCGCTCGTGGGTTCGATGATGGTGTCGCCCGGTTTGATCCTTCCCGAGGAGGCGGCCTGGCTGAGGATGTGGGCCACCATCCGGTCCTTCACCGAACCGGTGGGGTTGTACCACTCGAGCTTCGCAAGGAGGGTGTTGCCTTCTTCTTCGGAGATCCGGCTGAGCCGATAGAGGGGGGTGTTACCGGTGAGGGCCGTGATGTCGTCGATGAGATTCCGTCGTGCTCTTCTTCTCCGAGTGCTGCCTGCAGGCACCGCCGTTCCTTCCTGGGTCAGGTGTTCACGCGCTCCACGTACTCGCCGGTCTCCGTGTTGACGAGGATCTTCTCTCCCTCTTTGATGAAGATGGGCACCTTCACCTGGAGTCCGGTCTCACAGGTGACGGTCTTGGTGACGTTGCTCACCGTGTCTCCCCGCAGGGCCTCGGGGGCTTCGGTGACCACCAGGACCATCTTCGGGGGGAGCTTCACGTCGAGGGGGGCGCCGTTCCAGAAGACGAGGTCGTACACCTCGCCCTCCTTGAGATAGTGACCCTTCTCTTCGTGTCCTTCCATGGGGATCTCGAACTGCTCGTAGGTCTCGTTGTCCATGAAGTGGAAGGATGTGCCGTCGCTGTAGAGGTACTGGGCGCGTCGTTCCTCGATGTTGGCCTCTTCCACCGAGTCGTTCGTCTTGATGGTCTCTCTGAGTACGAGCCCGGTCTTCACGTGCTTGAGTTTGAGCCGCACGAATGCGGATCCTTTGCCGGGATTGACGAACTCCCGCTCGGCCACGAAGTAGGGCTCTCCTTTGTACAGGAGATACATGCCTTTGTCGATGCTTCCTGCCTTGATCATATCCTTCAGCTTCTCCGTTCGATAATCATTAAGTTTTTAGTCCACTATTTCTTCTATAGTATCAGATAATGGGAAAAAGATCACCCCCCTTATGTCCTTTTCGCCGGTGAGGTACATGAGGAGTCTGTCCACGCCGAGGGCCACGCCGCTCGTGGGGTGGGGGATCCGCGCACACGTGGCAGGGAAGTCGGGAGGGGGGGGAGGGGTGGAGGTGCCTCGCCTCGTGAGTTCGCCTTCCATGAAGCGTTCCACCCGGACGGGGTCGGTCTCCTCTGTATAGCAGTTGGCGAGTTCCATCCCCCCTGCGTAGAGTTCCCAGCGTTCGCGCCAGGGCGTGTCGGGGATGGGGCGTGCGAGGGTGGGGACGAGGGTGGGGTAGTGGGTGAGGACGAGGGGGCGGTCGATGGGGAGGTGGGGTTCCACGAAGGTGAGGAAGATGCGGTGGAAGAGGTCCTCCGCGCTCTCGCGGGGGGAGACTTCCAGGCCGAGTCGCGTGGCGTGGGAGGCGAGGGCCTCACGGGAGTGGTGTGCCTCGAGGGAGAAGCCTGCGTAGCGGGTGAAGGCTTCTTCCATGGTGAGGCGGTGGAAGGGGGGGGAGAGGTGGGGGGCGTCGAGGGAGTGGGCGAGTGTGGCGAAGAGCTCCTCGGTGAGGGAGATCTGGTCGTCGGCGGTGGAGCCGGTGGTGTACCACTCGAGCATGGTGAACTCGGGGCTGTGCCGGGGAGAGGGGGGTTCGGCGTCCCGGAAGACGTGGGAGATCTGGAAGATGTCGCCGTATCCCTGGGCGAGGAGGTGCTTCATCCAGAGTTCGGGGGAGGGGAGGAGGGAGAGGGCACGGGGAGTGTCGTGGAGAGGGTGGTGGGTGGTGGTGAAGGGGCGGATGTGGGCCTCGGGGATGAGGTAAGGGGCGAGGTGGGGGGTGTCCACTTCGAGGTGGTCGTGTGCGCGGAAGAAGGCGCGCAGCTCGGAGAGGAGGCGGGCGCGGATATGGGCGATGTGGAGAGAGCGCATGGGGGTGTTGTAGCATAGGGGAGTGGGGGAGGTGAAGGGGTGAGGGGGCGGAGGTCTCGTTCCGGCGGGGTGAGGCACGTATACTGTGTTGACAGGTCGGAAGGTGATCGTATAGGAATGGTACCGGCGGGAGAATGGGTATGTATCTTGTACTCGGCGCGATGAACGAGGAGATCGCCGCATACCGGGACGTCTTCCATGTCATCTCCGAAGAGGACTGGAACGGGTTCCCCATCTACCGGATGCGTTATCGAT includes these proteins:
- a CDS encoding RrF2 family transcriptional regulator, with protein sequence MRITTKGRYAIRAMVNLALSTESKPIPIKKIAEEESISPEFLEQIFFKLRKVGIIDSVRGPGGGFVLSRPLESITIKDIFDAVDEGLGITPCTEEEGKSGPELCEKAERCLLYEVWKETASHLRQYFASITLKDLIDKAKKGMYEAIVEGQDFSI
- the cysK gene encoding cysteine synthase A, which translates into the protein MPAGSTRRRRARRNLIDDITALTGNTPLYRLSRISEEEGNTLLAKLEWYNPTGSVKDRMVAHILSQAASSGRIKPGDTIIEPTSGNTGVSLAAFGAARGYRVILVMPDTAPVERRHMLAALGARLELTPAEQGMRGAIERAEELVEEIPDSYMLSQFINPGNPEAHYQTTGPEIWYDTEGQVDILVAGIGTGGTISGAGRFLKKKKPECLVIGVEPAESAVIHGGEPGRHGISGIGAGFVPKTLDLKVVDQVVTVSSEEAKEGAKRIARVEGLLVGISSGAALMGALAYLSSAGIKGAQVVIIFPDSGIPYLSTGLYR
- the efp gene encoding elongation factor P; its protein translation is MIKAGSIDKGMYLLYKGEPYFVAEREFVNPGKGSAFVRLKLKHVKTGLVLRETIKTNDSVEEANIEERRAQYLYSDGTSFHFMDNETYEQFEIPMEGHEEKGHYLKEGEVYDLVFWNGAPLDVKLPPKMVLVVTEAPEALRGDTVSNVTKTVTCETGLQVKVPIFIKEGEKILVNTETGEYVERVNT
- a CDS encoding amino acid--tRNA ligase-related protein, whose translation is MRSLHIAHIRARLLSELRAFFRAHDHLEVDTPHLAPYLIPEAHIRPFTTTHHPLHDTPRALSLLPSPELWMKHLLAQGYGDIFQISHVFRDAEPPSPRHSPEFTMLEWYTTGSTADDQISLTEELFATLAHSLDAPHLSPPFHRLTMEEAFTRYAGFSLEAHHSREALASHATRLGLEVSPRESAEDLFHRIFLTFVEPHLPIDRPLVLTHYPTLVPTLARPIPDTPWRERWELYAGGMELANCYTEETDPVRVERFMEGELTRRGTSTPPPPPDFPATCARIPHPTSGVALGVDRLLMYLTGEKDIRGVIFFPLSDTIEEIVD